The nucleotide window GTAGCAAGGAAATAAAAGAATCCTATTTCGCTCCACGACAGCCGCCCTTTGAATATTTTAGCACCTTCGGACCCGAGTATATCCTGACAGCCGTTGCCGGAAGCAGAGCTGCACAAACGGTTAATAAACGGATTGTTCATATTAAAAGACTGTATCAGCAACAACGACGTTACCGCCAGGCCTGCCACTTTCAACAGGAATAACATTCCTCCGCTGAAAGATACAGGCGAAGACAGGAACCAAAAAGAAAAAACAGCCAGCAATAATTCCAGCGATATTGCCTGCAATAGCCGCTGTTGGCGGATTTTAGCCTTAGTCCTTACAAAATCAGGTTCGCCGGAATATCTGGTCTTCTGCCCTACCAGCACTACCCCGCTATATTGCATAAAAAACAATTCCAGGCTGGTGGTGACGATGCGGTCCTTTTCATTCAGATAAGTAACTGATTGATCATCCAGTTGTGTGACCAGGCAATAGTCGCCTTCTGAGGAGGCCGTTTTAGCAATGAAGGGAGCCGGTACCTTGGTGAAATTATCCTTCCCGATGGCAACGCCGGCATTCTCTATATTAAAATGGTCAAACAGGTCGCTGATACTGAGTAAACTCGGGTGATAGGGATGTGTAGAAAAAAAACTATCTACTGTTTCTTTATTATAGTCAATAGCCAGATGGTCAAGATACGTCGTTACTATTTTCATGTGATCTATTTTAAGAGCTTGTCTAACTGCGCTATGAGGGCTTTATCACCGGGTCTTGGCGCATTGGCGGATAGTATTTTTCCATCAGGCCCCAGCAGGAGATACCGGGGGATACTGGTAACACGATAGGTCTTTGCAAACCCCGAAGCAAAGTTACCTCCCAGCAGGTAAGAGTTATCAGCCTGCATGAAAGCGGTGAAACTCCGGTTTATATTTTTCCAGCTACCTGCTTCTGTGTCCAGTGAAAAGTAAAGAAAGGTGATATTCTTTCCTTTGTACCGGCTGTTCAGCTTTTCTGAAAATTCCATTTCGTTCAGACAGGGCTGGCACCAGCTGGCCCAGAGGTCTATGTAGATGTACCGGCCTTTATGCTTGTCCAGTAAGTCTTTCAGCTGTATCTGTTGTTGTTGCAGATCAAGCAGTACGGAGGTTTCCGTTTGACTGATATCGCTAACGGATATACGATTATTGATGGCCTGCAAGTATTCTTCTGTATGGCATTTCTTTAAAAAATATGTAAGGAGCGTATCGTTTCTCAGGCGCTGATCCAGGTTATCACTGGCGATGGCAAAGAGTATTCTGTCTCTGGACCTTCCGGTAAAGGAGCTGTCTGCATTCTTCATTTTTTCCAGTCCGCTGCTTTTCCTCTTTAGTCGTATGGTAGTAAGGTATTGATTATAGAACCACAGGAAAGCCCTGTAGCTGTTGAGGCCAGCGAGTAATGAGTCGTTGAATACCGCAGGTTGTATGAACTGTTGTAGTCGTTTGTTTAATGATTCTCCGGTATATTCAAATCCGCGTACGGAATGATAGAGATAGCGATAGAAAAAATGATTTTTCAGGGTTTGCCGGAAGGGCTGACTGATCAGTTGATGTTGACAGAAGCTATCCAGTATCACCGATCTTTTTATATAAAAATCATACAGTAATGAGTCCCTTATATCGTTGTTGGCCGGTACTGGTGGCAGATGCTGACCGAATGTGGCGAAGTATTTTTTATCACTTGCTTCGTAATTTTTCCGGCGCATTTCATCGGGGAAAGGTATTCTGTCGGGAGCATCGAAATTATCAAATATAAAGCTGCCATAAGCTTTAAAAAGGCGATCGGTACAATCCAGTTCATTTTGTCTTTGCGGATTGTCGGACCGGATACGAAGTTGTCCTGCACTGCCGGAAACGAAGAGGCTGTCGCCTGGAAATAGCAACAGCGGGAAATGGCTGCCGGCTTCTTCATAAAATTCAGGCCGCAGCAGCGGATGTGAAGATGCCTGTGACCCGCTTTGGGTGAGCACAATATTATCTTTCATCAACAGGTCATCACTCTGTGAAAACCGGATATTGCCGGTGGTTTTGTACTGTATAACTGCCTTTTGCGCTGTAGCTGTTGAGTACAGCCATAGGCCTAAGGTCAGCAAAAAAATCGTCTTCACGAACATCATGGATAGTAGAAATTAAAATAAAACGGACCTGGAAAGGAAACTGCGTTTACGGACGCAGTTCCTGTAAGGCTGGATATTAGCATAATGTGTTGCAGGAAGAGCAGCACCAGCTAGCTCCGTCACTTCCCGGCTCCAACGCCATTTCGGTAGCTTTTTCTTTAGCTTCAGCCATAGTGAGGTTACCACCGCCGCAGCAGGAAGCTGGCCCGCAGGTATCAGCGCAGCCGGTGTTGTAATGGGCGCAACAGGTACCACCACCTTTAACATCGCGCATTTCTTTTTTGCTCAGCTGACGGCCGAGTTCAATTACTTTCAACATAATAATAAAGCAATTTTCGGGTAAAGCCTCATTAACCGCCTTAGGCAATAAAACGGCGTTTCCAGCTTTTTTGAATGGGTTGAGTGGAAGCATCCCATATTCGTAGCTACTGAATATCGTGGACTGTTGCAGAATCGGGAACACAACGACAATAGATGTATAATGGCAGTTTTATACTACTACGTCAGGGATAAATATCGGTCGACACAGGTCTTTGATAAAGGAGAAACGGGAAAATGCTTACAGCTGATTATTTTTTACAGTTAACATCAGTTTTTGGTTGACTATTTTGTATGCTCAGTTTGGCACAAATGCTCTTCTTAAAATCTAAACTAATAGTATTCTATATTAAATCCAAATATTTTTTTGGAGAGATAAGATGCGGATGAGATTTACCAAAACAGGTAAGGACGTACCCTTTACGGGTACGTCCGTTATTTACATTGTTCATTTCCATCAACAAATAATCAGGAACCGATGATTAGTTACCAACAGCCTGGGCAACATTTACATAGCCCCATCCCAGTTTGGAGTTCCTGTTGGGATAATTGCTGGCAGCACGTTTCATTCTCGCTACAATGCTGTCTTTCGGATAGCTGGGATATTTACTCCATACCAGTGCTGCAATACCTGCTGCGCTGGCAGTTGCCACAGAAGAACCACCTACTGTATTAGGACTATTACCGGTAGCGGTAGTCGTGAGGGGATTTCTGCGGGTACCATTTTTTTCCATGATAACGGTAAAGGCTACCTGTGTGCCGGTGTGGCAGTCTTCACAAGGCGTAGTAATACTTTCCGTAACACCCGTCACGGCCAGTACGGAAGGCAGGTAAGCAGGATATACTACACCCAGCAAAGCACCAAAAAAGGAGTTGGTAGTACCGGCAGCACAGAACAACAGTTTGCCCTTGTTGCTGGCATAATTCACGGCGTCTGTGATCTGGCCGGCTTCAAAGATAGTGCCCATGCTCATGCTGATGATCTTCACAGAGGCATTGTCGCCTCCCAACACATAAGCATCAGAAATACCCTGTGTTGATTCAGAAGACAAGATCACCACATTTTCCGCTGCATGAACCGTCAGCAGGTTACAGTTATAAGCAATACCTGCACTACTGCCATTCACCCCTCTGGGTGCTGCAATAACGCCTGCCATCTTGGTTCCGTGTCCACATACGTCTGCGGGTGTTCCTCCGGGATAGGTTGCAATTTTTTCTATGGTTCTACCGCTGGAAACACCCTGATTAAAAGCGCTGCCCAGGTTGGCCTGATCGGGGCTAACACCGGTATCTATCAGCATCACTTTTACATTGCTGCCGGTCGATTGGGTCCATGCCTGCGGAATACTGTGCAGTGCATAGTTCCAGGACTGCTTGGCACCCGGCGTAATATCGGCATAATCTACACCCGCTACCAGAGAGGTATTAGGCAGATTGGCATCACAACCGAAAGTCAACAGATTGGATTCCGTGAACGGACCTGACCGCCCCTTCGGCACCTGGCCATCATTCATGTATTTGGCGTAACTGGAAGGCTCGGCATAACGTACCAGTCCGGATGCACGCAATGCCCTTACTGTAGACAGACGGCTGGCTTTTACATAAAACACGGGCAGCCTGGAAGCCTCATAGGTAATGAGGGATTTGACACTTGCACCGGAAGTCTTTTCATTATCCAGGATCAGGTTTAAAACGTTTTGTCTCGCTGCGGTCCAGGATTCGCTGTGGATGTCTATTTTGTCGATAGTCGCTTCCAGGTTGCTTACTCCAGCCGCCTGGTAACCGACTGCCAAAACACTATCCCCCTGTACCAATGCGCTCCATAGCACATTATCGTCTACCATTTTCCAGTTGAAACGGCTATTCTGGCGGAGCTGTTCATTCACCAAAGCATTGATGGCAGATTTTGGCATTACTTCTTTCGGGTTTTCCTGGACACGGCCGGGATTCAAAGGCGTTTCCTGTCTGTTACAGGAAACAACAACAGCAACAAGAATACAGGCTGCAAATAAGTTGGAGATTTTCATGAATAACGTTTAAGGTAAACAAAGTTTTAAAATGAACAGAGGTTTTTCAATCATACTGTTGATGGAAATATTAATGCCAAGGAGGTTATTTGAATAGTACAGTTGGGCTTCACGCTTGGGTTACATCATTGACATTATTTAAGGGTATCAGGTTAGCAGAGGGAATACTATCATCTGAATAAATACTCCTATATACTTTATAGTAGTTCTAATTTAGTAAACATATTTAATCCGGGAAAAAAATTAAGACTGGTGCAACATCAAAAGGAGCAACACCACTTACTTTCAGTGAAACGACAGTTCAGCAAGAAGACCTGATACGTAATACTGTCAATCTTTCGCATCTTCACCCTATCAGCATCAATGATTTTATCCCCGCTGTTCATAAATTAATTTTAACGTCGAAATGAGATAATTTTTATGGCAGAAAATAAAATCATAATTAACTTCCCATCTGCTGCGAAACCTTATGCTGCAATGCTCTCCCCCATTTGATTCATTCAGCAACCTACTGACCGCAGCTTCTCTGAAACCCTTTTGTATCATCCAATCTTTATCAATGACCTCGCCCTCCCCCACTGGGCCTCCATACCATTATGACCACCCAGTCGGGCTGCGGCACTGAGATGATATTGTACTATTCAAAAGTACCCCATAAAACGACATGGACCTTGTGGTTGTATCTGTTTCATCCAACCATCTCTCTCATCAATCAGATTATATTTTTGGCGAAACGATTTTTTTATTTATATTCGATATCATCATTATGACCGGAAAATTAGCATTCATCCTTAACCTCAGACAGCTGTGATGAACATGTTGTGAAATTGCCCTCAAATGCCTGTTGATGTTAGCTTTCTTTCGTCATTCATTTTAGTCAACGCATTACATTTTTACCGAATACTATCCTGACAAAGTGGAGTTTCTATTCCACTCGCGCTACCATCCGAATGAGAGCAAACCCTGTTGTTCTCATAACATTTTTTTCGATGACCGGGCCTGAAGAGAATTCGGGTAGGAAGTTTTTTGTTCGTGACCTTGCTTCTTTTATTTTTCATTTCATAAATGAGATTAATCATATGAACACGCTCACACAAACACAGAAAGACAATCACGCGTTAGTAAATCAACGTCTGGGACTCGCTGCTGATGCACATCTCACACTCAGTAAAACCATTAAAAGCATCCAGCAGCAAAAGAAAAATCTGGTATTTTCCTCTGACCCGCTTGAATCCGATGTACCACCTGTTCATGTCAGTGTAGGCTCCATTGCTGAGTTTAAAAAAATGGTTGGCACTCCTGACGGATCAGATGATAGCCACATCAACTATCCGGGAGCCATGGCAGACCATCATCGTGAGCTTATGTCCACAGTGAGTTCCAAACAGGATCTGCTGGGTAAAATGGACGAACACTTGCATGACAAAATGCAAAAAGCCGCCTATGCATATGTAATGGGCGATTCCCGCAAAGTACAGGAATATGAACCGCTGATTAACTCACTGATGTTCCCGGGAAGAATTGCCGTATTCACAGGCGAAGATCTGGACATCCCTGCCGGAGAAGTGTACACCATCAAAGGAGAAGACCCTGTGGTATTCAATTTCGAAGAAATAACAGAAGGTAAGGATGCCGAAATTATGATCACTACCAACTGTTCACTTCATACTCAATACTTCACACAGAAATAATCCCGGTTCCCGAACCCCATCATTTTCAACTAAGCAAAACGCTGGAAATAACTGACCCTGAAATCATCTCTATTCCCTCTTATTTTTTTACGGGAGCCCCTTCAACGACAAATCCTTATTCAGTTTTATAGGCTTATTGCATGCCTCTTAGTTAAATTTTAAAAACATTATCTCATTATGTGTAGTTTTTCTTTTGTGGGTGCTGATTACACCACCAAGGCACCTGATGGCGGAAATGGCAGCCCCGGCACCAAAGGCAGTACGGGCACTGCCGGGACCTCTGGCTACAATAGCAGCACCTGTACCTATTACTGTAACACTCCTCCTGGCAATGGAGGTACCGGTGGACAGGGAACCCCTGGCGCCGCTGGTTCACAAGGAGCAAAGGGACTTCCTGCTCCTCCCGGCAGAGTGCAATTGGGCATTGTCACAGGAGCTGTTACCATTTGTGCTGGTGGAGGCAAGGGCCAGGATGGCGGCAAAGGTGGCAGAGGCGGTATCGGCGGACCAGGAGGGGATCCCGGTGCAATGGACCCTCAAGCCAAATGTACGGCCGCCAGCAGAGGTCAACAGGGAAGAGGAGGTAACGGAGGCAATGGGGGCAAAAGTGGTGATGGTGGTGATGGCACTACTGTTATTGTCACTTACACCCAAATCACCGGTGGTTCAATCACGCCTAACACTTTTTCAGCAAATCCGGGTACTCCCGGTGATCCCGGTTCCGGCGGCGCAGGAATTCCTAATGGCACCGATGGTAGCAGAGGAGCCGTTGGCAGCCAGGGTAGCTCATCAAATGTTATTATTCGTCAAGAAGCTTAAATCTACTTACAATATGTCATCCATCTTAATTATCGGCGCCCCTATTCCAAATCCTGCTGCCGTGGGTTCCAGGGGAAATACCGGCACCAAGGGCGCCACAGGAACAGCCGGCCAATCTGCCTACAATGACAGAAACTGCACCTACTATTGCAGTTCACCTCCTAGTAATGGTAGTATGGGCAGTCCAGGTACCACAGGTGGTACAGGAGCCGGTGGCGTCAAAGGTAACCCCATGCCTATGGACGACGTGCATCTGGGCGTTGTCAGTGGCGAGGTCACTGTTCAAGCAGGCGGCGGCACCGGGCAGCCTGGCGGCAAGGGTGGTCAGGGGGGAAATGGTGGTCCCGGTGGCGATCCTGGGGCAAAAGATCCCAATAATGTTTGTACTGCTGCACAAGCAGGTCCTCAGGGTCCCGGAGGAAAAGGTGGCAATGGTGGAACCGGCGGCGATGGTGGTAACGGAGATACCCTCATGGTGTACTACACAGCTCTCAACCCCGGTTCGTCAGTGAATGGGATAGAATTTAACGGCAGGCCTGGCGATCCTGGCAATGGCGGAGATCCAGGTACCAGCACCAGCGGCAATCTCGGGCCTGGAAATCCAGGTGGGCCCGGCAGGCCCGGCGCTGCCTCCAATATCATTATACGCCAGGTGTAAAACATTTTCGTCTGATTACATCGCAACAATATCCGGTCCCGCTGATGATCTGGCTACCTGGGACCGGTTTCTTTCCTAACATTTCAATTACCAGTCCGGAAACAACCGGTCCTTATTCTCCGGACTTAAATGTCTTTTATCATGGAACAGACAAATTCCGTATACGCAGCAAATGCAACAGCTACCAGCATTTCAGTGCCTCTCTCCAGCCTGGAGATGATCGCAGCACAGGCAAACATCTATGATCTGCTCACCAATGGCCCTTCCCTGCCACCAGGCTGGGACATCATCAAGCAGCCATTTGCAAATGAACGCGCTACGGATAAAGTCGTTCCCGTTCCTACCCAGGGATACATGGTTAAAATCACTGTTAAAGACAACAATAATCAAAATGTTCAGGTGGATATTCTGGCACTTGGATGTGCCTGGATTAAATATTTTCAGTACCAGTATAACGGGGCTTTCACCCTGGGAACGTTACCTCCTGAAATAGCCGGCAGATCTGTACCTCCACAGGCAAACGTACTCTCTGTTTATTCCATCGCCTATCAATTCCTTCGCAGACCTCTCTGGAATGCGGTTGTTACCCGCGAAGATCCATCACGCCCGCTGTTTATCTGCGGCCATGGCCTTGGTGCGCCATTAGCGCAGATAGCGGCCCTTGATCTGCGCATTGGCAACTTCGGTCCCGCTGATCCGGCCACCGGTCTTCAACCAATTGCACCTTCCACCCCTACTCCCTGCTACACCTTCTCTAACGCCAACTTTGCCAACAGCGCCATGCAATCCTATTACAAGGATACTGTAACAGCGCCAGTAATCGCCACCAGAGCAGGCAGCAGTGGAAATGATGTAGATCAGTGGCCTATCTCTCCATCCAATCTGGTGTTGCTGGGTACCTTAAATCAGGTTAATGCCAGTTTGATTCCTGACGAAGACGATCCCTGGTGGGAAAGAGCGACTATTTTCTACACCAGAACATTAGGTGGTAATCCTCTCCCTAATCAACCGGAACCTGTCAACATTCCTAATATTCCAGCCGGGTTCTCCAGAGACATGGCCTTTTCTCTATCCAAAATGACCATGATGGCCTATCACTGGACACAGCACCCCGATAGCCAGACTAAAGCTCCTTCACTCAATTATACTTTCGTCACAAAAATCAACAGCGAAGGAGCGCCATGGGCTTATCTCTTTACGGGAGATACCAACAACTCTATTATCGTTGTTTTCCGGGGAGCTACCAACTGGAATGAATTCAATTCTTACGCAGCATGCTCTGTTTTTGCTGCCACTCCCTGGTATACCGATCCCTCCGCACATGTGCATAAGGGTGCCTATACCCTTTATGAAGGTATGACTGCTGCCTTGAAAGCCGCGCTCCAGCCCTACAGCAGCAGAAAACTCTTTTTCGCAGGGCATAGTCTTGGCGGGGCTATCGCCAATATTGCCGCTTCCGACTATGCCATCAGTAATTACAGGCCGGTGGAAGCTGTTTATACTTTTGGCAGTATTATGTCGGCCGACTATACATACGCCCAGAAATTCAATGAGGTATTGGGTACTAAAAGCTATCAGATCAGAAGGCCGAATGATCGTATCACCACCGGCCTTATGTCTATAGGATATGAGCCTGTAAATACCGGTGTGCTGCTGAGAGGAGAGTTGGAATATGAAGAGCCGGACTATCACAACCTCCTTCACTATAAGAAGCTGCTGGATACTGCAAAGGCTTAACTCCAGATGGTCCCCGATTTTCTGCCCCTCAAACCATTGACGATGATTAACGAATTAACCGCCGCACAAACAGCCAGACATAAACGTACAGCTTTCGGCGCGAATGATAATGGTCTTACCTTTGCAGGTCTGGACCCCATCCTGGCCAGTCTTGGACTGCTGATAGGATTACTTACCCAACCAGACCCGGAGCTGGAAGTCTATCAGCTGAATCCGAATTGGTTCGCGAATCCGATCGACAACACCCAAAAAGGGATTACTGCCAATCCTGAACAATTCCAACAACTACTCACTGCTATCCTGGGTAAAATCGGGGGCAATGCATTGGGTATTCCCATACAGGATGCTTCCCTCCTGGGTACCTGGTATCCGATAAAAAACGGTCAGGAACCTACGGGGTTTTATTTGGTGAGCTATGAGAGAGAAACAGATACTGTGAAGGAAACCGTACTTGGGCTCGGTGTCCTGCATATCTGGAAGGTGCCGCCCTCTCCCGGTAATCCTTTGCTGACCGTAAATGTATGGGGACTCATGCCTTTCGTTGCCATTGGAAATGGTAGCTTCAAAATTACTTTTACGCATGAAGGATACCCTATCAGTCTGGGTATAGCCACAGAAGGAGGTGATCCCAAACTGCCGCTGGTAGATATCAACGGTATCTCTTTTGACGGTGTGAAATTCAGTGCCCTGATAGATGTGGCAGCCAGGGACCCGTTTAGTGTTTCCCTGGAAGTGTTAGCGTTGAAACTGGGCGCTGCTCCTCCGGCCAACAAGTCCCTCGCTGACCTGCTGGCCATCAGCGGACAGGAAATGCTGGAAATAGCCACCAACCTGTTCATGGGAGCACTGAGCTATGTCTTTCCCAACCAGCAACAATACCTTAACTATATCACCCCATTGCTGGGTTTGTCTTCCCAGGTGCCCAACCTCGCTGTGAAGCTGCCCGTCATGGAGTGGTATAACCTGTTTGAAGTAGCCGCGAATCCTGATAAATATCC belongs to Chitinophaga sp. HK235 and includes:
- a CDS encoding TlpA disulfide reductase family protein, with the protein product MKTIFLLTLGLWLYSTATAQKAVIQYKTTGNIRFSQSDDLLMKDNIVLTQSGSQASSHPLLRPEFYEEAGSHFPLLLFPGDSLFVSGSAGQLRIRSDNPQRQNELDCTDRLFKAYGSFIFDNFDAPDRIPFPDEMRRKNYEASDKKYFATFGQHLPPVPANNDIRDSLLYDFYIKRSVILDSFCQHQLISQPFRQTLKNHFFYRYLYHSVRGFEYTGESLNKRLQQFIQPAVFNDSLLAGLNSYRAFLWFYNQYLTTIRLKRKSSGLEKMKNADSSFTGRSRDRILFAIASDNLDQRLRNDTLLTYFLKKCHTEEYLQAINNRISVSDISQTETSVLLDLQQQQIQLKDLLDKHKGRYIYIDLWASWCQPCLNEMEFSEKLNSRYKGKNITFLYFSLDTEAGSWKNINRSFTAFMQADNSYLLGGNFASGFAKTYRVTSIPRYLLLGPDGKILSANAPRPGDKALIAQLDKLLK
- a CDS encoding S8 family serine peptidase, translating into MKISNLFAACILVAVVVSCNRQETPLNPGRVQENPKEVMPKSAINALVNEQLRQNSRFNWKMVDDNVLWSALVQGDSVLAVGYQAAGVSNLEATIDKIDIHSESWTAARQNVLNLILDNEKTSGASVKSLITYEASRLPVFYVKASRLSTVRALRASGLVRYAEPSSYAKYMNDGQVPKGRSGPFTESNLLTFGCDANLPNTSLVAGVDYADITPGAKQSWNYALHSIPQAWTQSTGSNVKVMLIDTGVSPDQANLGSAFNQGVSSGRTIEKIATYPGGTPADVCGHGTKMAGVIAAPRGVNGSSAGIAYNCNLLTVHAAENVVILSSESTQGISDAYVLGGDNASVKIISMSMGTIFEAGQITDAVNYASNKGKLLFCAAGTTNSFFGALLGVVYPAYLPSVLAVTGVTESITTPCEDCHTGTQVAFTVIMEKNGTRRNPLTTTATGNSPNTVGGSSVATASAAGIAALVWSKYPSYPKDSIVARMKRAASNYPNRNSKLGWGYVNVAQAVGN